One window of Nymphaea colorata isolate Beijing-Zhang1983 chromosome 1, ASM883128v2, whole genome shotgun sequence genomic DNA carries:
- the LOC116263467 gene encoding SKP1-interacting partner 15 — METTSRTTIYQLPIDPLQQIFTRLSVREICACRAVCKLFKQTLTCPFFVQRVAQRTALSWFVVHPSHCRKSRRASPDSLLHVYDADSDEWLRFPLDFLPFNSAIPVAASSGLLYLWCESDSGRSLVICNPITRKYRVLPQLGSAWFRHGTVLSAGLRVLVLNEFVALYLADGNLWLNFSAGLSSKPRSPVLVGSAVYALCDIGSPWRAQWKLVFCKLDELGRGRAWDRLERREWGEIFDILRRPRLIQGKGDSLLMVGGLKASFATNSVCSTIIILRLDLANLEWDEAGRMPGEFFDCFRSWGKFKVFGMGDRVFFSGKGAGKLAMWDSSEKGKGAWRWVTGISESKDGLCRGFAFDARIDAVP; from the coding sequence ATGGAGACGACGAGTCGGACTACCATTTATCAGTTGCCGATCGACCCACTTCAGCAAATCTTCACGCGCCTTTCCGTCCGGGAAATCTGCGCCTGCCGCGCCGTGTGCAAGCTGTTCAAGCAAACCCTAACGTGCCCCTTCTTCGTCCAGCGCGTGGCCCAACGTACCGCCCTCAGCTGGTTCGTCGTCCATCCGTCGCACTGCCGGAAATCCCGTCGTGCCTCGCCGGACTCCCTTCTTCACGTCTACGATGCTGACAGCGATGAGTGGCTTCGCTTTCCCCTCGATTTCCTCCCCTTCAACTCCGCCATCCCCGTGGCCGCCTCCTCTGGGCTCCTGTATCTATGGTGCGAATCGGATTCCGGCCGCTCGCTTGTTATTTGCAATCCCATCACGCGAAAATATAGGGTTTTGCCTCAGTTGGGATCGGCGTGGTTTCGACACGGGACCGTCCTCTCAGCTGGTTTGCGCGTCTTGGTCCTCAACGAGTTCGTCGCCCTCTATCTCGCCGACGGGAACCTCTGGCTGAATTTTTCCGCTGGTTTATCGTCGAAACCGCGCAGTCCTGTGCTCGTCGGATCCGCCGTCTATGCCCTCTGTGACATCGGCTCTCCGTGGAGGGCTCAATGGAAGCTTGTCTTCTGCAAATTGGATGAATTGGGGCGAGGCCGTGCCTGGGATCGACTCGAACGGCGGGAGTGGGGAGAGATCTTCGACATCTTGAGACGGCCGCGGCTAATCCAGGGGAAGGGGGACAGTCTGCTGATGGTGGGAGGGCTGAAGGCCTCGTTCGCAACCAATTCCGTCTGCTCGACCATCATCATCCTCCGGCTCGACCTTGCAAATCTCGAGTGGGATGAGGCCGGAAGGATGCCTGGCGAATTCTTCGACTGCTTCCGTAGCTGGGGCAAATTCAAGGTGTTCGGAATGGGGGATAGGGTGTTCTTCTCAGGGAAGGGAGCGGGGAAATTGGCGATGTGGGATTCTTCGGAGAAGGGCAAAGGAGCTTGGAGATGGGTTACAGGAATCTCTGAGAGCAAAGATGGTCTCTGCCGGGGCTTCGCATTCGACGCTAGAATCGACGCGGTTCCATGA
- the LOC116262622 gene encoding uncharacterized protein LOC116262622 codes for MLGGDQNAEECPSTAAAADSSLPPRKRLLAGLKHEVPSPPPDSASSVGPALPSARDPNPSRSRARYLPNLSECHGCGRSGTLTAGPGGGRKLQMLKSGWRVVLLCRSCVAAINSREVCSYCFSKLSEPLLVFSCVNCRRLVHQECGSRQRNFASNLESQSFVCVDCWVPNYRVKVRARVRVGSNGLKNPLPELLQTDEIKVQTPAEQLTAARCCMTQSQRRALSDACSAKGSKSSLFRHTDPPVKELVREANSETEMAVAVATFAKGKALRKTENATGAAALNVVVALAAVEDNPLRKGGTPVVGHCSGIDDAKKEVDGGITDEELALQLHRAMNSSPRILKNNYVNRDLSSLREGRMCTYRKRDSNSVLNSKRGRNINGLLDKQTVWPKNDSGDSSKSESGSHSICGRFEACTGDKLFENPDRSEAELSVCLGASTGVPSTHADTTKVYEIDHGTWKIDAGCDAGREMASERFTENGVDNFEGDRLSSRDVQVKEEQASCSNKPANSSGDDDSLDTEFESCQNQNIALSIGDDESVHCGDESFNYGNKIYRTADESCSLLAQNRREPSSNESPRKYRRRCLDVKGAPHRKTDPLSDDLMIENQA; via the coding sequence ATGCTGGGCGGCGACCAGAATGCTGAGGAATGCCCCAGCACCGCCGCTGCCGCGGactcctctctccctcccagGAAGCGCCTCCTCGCCGGGCTGAAGCACGAGGTACCTTCCCCGCCGCCAGACTCCGCATCCTCCGTCGGGCCCGCCCTTCCGTCCGCGCGAGACCCCAACCCCAGCCGCTCTAGGGCTCGATACCTCCCCAATCTCTCCGAGTGCCACGGCTGCGGCAGGAGCGGCACCCTCACCGCAGGCCCCGGAGGCGGCCGGAAGCTCCAGATGCTCAAGAGCGGGTGGCGGGTCGTCCTCCTCTGCCGTTCCTGCGTCGCCGCCATCAACTCCAGGGAGGTATGCTCCTATTGCTTCTCGAAGCTCTCTGAACCATTGCTGGTCTTCTCTTGTGTCAATTGCCGCCGCCTTGTCCACCAGGAATGTGGGTCCCGGCAACGGAATTTTGCATCCAATTTAGAATCGCAGTCGTTTGTGTGCGTCGATTGTTGGGTGCCCAATTATCGGGTCAAGGTCAGGGCTAGGGTTAGGGTTGGTTCCAATGGCTTGAAGAATCCTTTGCCCGAATTACTACAGACCGATgaaatcaaagttcaaactcCTGCTGAGCAACTGACCGCGGCTCGGTGTTGTATGACGCAGAGTCAGAGAAGGGCTCTGTCCGACGCTTGCTCGGCAAAGGGGTCGAAGAGCTCGCTGTTTAGACATACAGATCCACCGGTGAAGGAGCTTGTGAGAGAGGCGAACTCTGAGACAGAAATGGCGGTGGCTGTGGCCACTTTTGCCAAGGGGAAGGCATTGAGGAAGACTGAGAATGCTACGGGGGCTGCTGCATTGAATGTCGTAGTGGCTCTCGCTGCTGTGGAGGACAATCCCCTGAGAAAGGGTGGTACTCCGGTTGTGGGGCATTGTAGTGGCATTGATGACGCTAAGAAAGAGGTAGATGGCGGGATTACCGATGAGGAATTGGCTCTTCAATTGCACCGGGCAATGAATAGCTCTCCTAGGATATTGAAGAACAACTACGTCAATCGAGACCTATCATCTTTGAGGGAAGGTAGGATGTGTACGTACCGTAAGCGTGATTCAAATTCCGTGTTAAATTCGAAGAGGGGGAGAAACATTAATGGGCTTTTGGATAAGCAGACTGTTTGGCCGAAGAATGATTCAGGCGATTCTTCAAAGTCAGAGTCTGGAAGTCACAGCATATGTGGGAGGTTTGAAGCTTGCACTGGAGATAAACTTTTTGAAAACCCAGATCGATCAGAGGCCGAGCTGTCGGTTTGTTTGGGCGCTTCTACTGGTGTACCATCGACACATGCTGACACTACTAAGGTATACGAGATCGATCATGGGACTTGGAAGATCGATGCTGGGTGTGATGCAGGTAGAGAGATGGCTTCTGAGAGGTTCACGGAAAATGGCGTTGATAATTTTGAAGGTGACCGTTTGAGCAGTAGGGATGTGCAGGTGAAAGAGGAGCAAGCTAGCTGTTCCAATAAACCAGCTAACTCTAGTGGAGACGATGATAGCCTGGACACGGAGTTTGAAAGTTGTCAAAACCAGAATATTGCTTTGTCCATAGGTGATGACGAATCTGTTCATTGTGGTGATGAATCATTCAACTATGGCAACAAGATATATCGGACGGCAGATGAATCCTGTTCATTGCTGGCGCAGAATAGAAGGGAACCTTCGTCCAATGAGAGCCCCAGAAAGTATAGAAGGAGATGCTTGGATGTTAAAGGAGCTCCGCACAGGAAAACTGACCCTCTTTCAGACGATCTCATGATTGAAAACCAAGCTTAA
- the LOC116257707 gene encoding serine/threonine-protein kinase ATG1t, protein MAMMKVEDGEEDISGRVVGHYLVINRIGAGNSAVVWRAEHAISGRRVALKRVDLSMLNRRLRESLDCELAFLAKVDHPNIIRLIEVFEASKYLFLVLEFCAGGDLSSYIQRNGMVSEQIARTFLRQLATGYEVLHAHHVIHRDLKPENILLSTPNCDAVLKISDFGLSRTIGPGDNAETVCGSPLYMAPEVLQFQKYDEKVDLWSLGVIAFELLNGYPPFKGRNNVQLLQGITNSTRLPFSELILPKLHPDCVEMCTRLLCKNPDNRLSFEEFYHHKFLNK, encoded by the exons ATGGCAATGATGAAAGTGGAAGACGGTGAGGAAGATATCTCCGGGAGGGTGGTGGGCCACTATCTGGTAATCAATAGAATTGGTGCTGGTAACAGCGCAGTGGTTTGGAGGGCAGAGCACGCGATCAGCGGCAGAAGGGTTGCGCTGAAGAGGGTGGACCTCTCCATGCTCAACAGGAGGCTCAGGGAGTCTTTGGATTGTGAGCTCGCGTTCTTGGCCAAGGTTGATCACCCGAACATCATCCGGCTGATTGAAGTCTTCGAG GCTAGTAAATATTTGTTCCTTGTCTTGGAGTTCTGTGCTGGGGGAGACTTGTCTTCTTACATTCAGCGGAATGGCATGGTTTCAGAACAAATTGCAAGAACATTTTTACGGCAACTTG CTACTGGTTATGAGGTCCTACATGCTCACCACGTTATTCACCGGGATTTGAAGCCAGAA AACATTCTCCTCTCTACACCAAATTGTGATGCTGTGCTAAAAATATCAGACTTTGGCCTGTCAAG GACTATAGGTCCAGGTGATAATGCAGAGACTGTTTGTGGATCTCCTCTATACATGGCTCCAGAAGTCTTGCAGTTTCAAAAGTATGATGAGAAG GTCGATTTGTGGAGTCTTGGTGTCATTGCCTTCGAGCTTTTAAATGGGTATCCACCCTTTAAAGGGAGAAACAATGTTCAG CTGCTCCAGGGTATCACCAACTCTACGAGGCTTCCATTTTCAGAACTCATTCTCCCGAAGCTGCATCCTGATTGCGTGGAGATGTGTACAAGGTTACTGTGTAAAAACCCAG ACAACCGGTTGTCCTTCGAAGAATTTTATCATCACAAATTCCTGAACAAATGA
- the LOC116257700 gene encoding pentatricopeptide repeat-containing protein At2g20540, translating to MRNCFISVVRDLENQVAPILQSCRDIKHLKQTHAHIVKIGLSQSNFLMTKILDFCDTNDGTDYASLIFKQVLAPNIFLYNAMIRVYSNNRFFSEAISVYKQMLADSQNGRPILPDRFTFPFALKSSAGLLHLHLGNQIHGHICKLGLAKHSYVQNALLDMYAKCGSLDAAQQAFVEMSHRDTVSWNTLLSGYAGTGNMSKAKEVFATMPERTIISWTAMVSGYARSNYYREALQVFHQMQLAELKPDETSIVSVLPACAQSGALELGRWIHVYADRHNFLRNICICNALIEMYVKCGRIEEAGELFVQMPERDVISWSTIINGFAHHSQSQVAIQLFHEMKVAGVEPNSITFLGVLSACVHGGLLYDGLHYFESMMKDHRINPKVEHYGCLVDLLGRNGQLDSALEFIQDMPIEPDAAIWGSLLSACKIHGNVRIAITAMEHLVQLEPEDMGNYVLLSNIYAAERQWDDVSRIRKLMRSKKTNRSPGCSLIEVNNLVQEFVAGEGSYPQAEEIYNTLHLLDQELRIAADIVT from the coding sequence ATGAGAAACTGTTTCATTTCTGTTGTCCGAGACTTGGAAAATCAAGTTGCACCCATATTACAGAGCTGCAGAGACATTAAGCATCTGAAGCAGACCCATGCCCATATCGTTAAGATAGGTCTCTCCCAGAGCAACTtcttaatgaccaaaatattagACTTTTGTGACACCAATGACGGCACCGACTATGCATCCTTGATCTTCAAGCAAGTACTAGCACCAAATATCTTCTTGTATAATGCCATGATCAGAGTTTACAGCAACAACAGATTTTTCAGTGAAGCCATTTCAGTCTATAAGCAGATGCTCGCAGACTCACAAAATGGAAGACCAATCTTGCCAGACAGATTCACCTTCCCCTTCGCACTTAAGTCCTCTGCTGGTCTTCTACACCTCCATCTCGGCAACCAGATTCATGGCCATATCTGCAAATTGGGTCTTGCAAAGCATTCTTATGTCCAAAACGCTCTCTTAgacatgtatgcaaaatgtggcAGCCTAGACGCTGCACAGCAAGCGTTTGTTGAAATGTCTCACAGAGATACTGTCTCCTGGAATACCCTTCTTTCCGGATATGCTGGAACGGGAAATATGAGCAAGGCCAAAGAAGTCTTTGCCACAATGCCGGAGAGAACGATAATCTCTTGGACCGCGATGGTATCTGGCTATGCAAGAAGCAACTATTATCGCGAAGCGTTGCAGGTGTTTCATCAAATGCAGCTTGCTGAACTAAAACCTGATGAGACCAGCATTGTTTCTGTGCTACCAGCTTGTGCACAGTCAGGTGCCCTTGAACTTGGAAGATGGATACATGTCTATGCGGATAGGCACAATTTCCTACGTAATATTTGCATATGTAATGCACTGATTGAGATGTACGTAAAATGTGGAAGAATCGAGGAAGCGGGCGAATTGTTTGTTCAAATGCCTGAAAGAGATGTCATCTCATGGAGCACCATAATTAATGGCTTTGCACACCATAGCCAAAGCCAAGTAGCCATCCAACtctttcatgaaatgaaagtagCTGGGGTGGAACCCAACAGTATTACGTTCCTTGGCGTTCTCTCTGCCTGTGTTCATGGTGGACTTCTTTATGACGGACTACATTATTTTGAGTCCATGATGAAGGACCATCGTATCAATCCTAAGGTTGAACATTATGGATGTCTCGTTGACCTTCTTGGACGTAATGGCCAACTTGATTCTGCTCTTGAATTCATACAGGACATGCCAATAGAACCAGATGCAGCCATATGGGGCTCGCTGCTCAGTGCTTGCAAGATTCACGGAAATGTTAGAATCGCAATAACAGCAATGGAGCACCTTGTCCAACTTGAACCAGAAGACATGGGAAACTATGTATTGTTGTCCAATATTTATGCAGCTGAACGCCAATGGGATGATGTTTCGCGAATCAGAAAATTGATGAGGAGTAAGAAGACGAATAGATCACCAGGTTGCAGCTTGATTGAGGTCAATAATTTGGTTCAGGAGTTTGTAGCAGGAGAAGGCTCATACCCACAAGCAGAAGAGATTTACAACACGCTTCATCTATTAGATCAGGAACTAAGGATAGCAGCAGACATTGTTACATGA
- the LOC116257693 gene encoding putative pentatricopeptide repeat-containing protein At3g15130, with protein sequence MAEENKRFAPLLRSCAKLGLLAQGMQIHAMLLKLRNEFDLVMNNTLVDMYAKCRKPDVAQKVFDMMPERNVVSWTVLINGYLQQGRPCGSLSLFSDMSVAGVRPNEFTFSLNLKACASLGLPAHGMQIHDLCVKTGFEGYAVVSNALIDMYAKTGVLQDAVKVFEKMRMRNLISWNTMIAAYVHCGQEKNSFSAFREMQKEGEIPDEFTLSSLLKASGSLGSLERGLRIHAAVITLGFSKSTILASALIDLYVKCRSLTEARSVFEASPQKNVVSWTAMLVGYAQEARMMEAMELFSRLRRSEIQIDNFVISSLVGSFADFALVELGKQFHGYTIKNLSGSDVSVINSIVDMYIKCGMIPEAEQLFNEMPEKNVISWTVMITGYGKHGHGKKAIGLFNEMEAQGTKPDEVTFLAVLSACGHAGLLEEGRMYFTKLTEQFGFQAKQEHYACMVDLLGRAGCLKEAKNLIHSMPVEPSCAVWQTLLGACRIHRDVDLGKEVGEILLMLDSRNPVNYVVLSNLYAEVGLWKECEIIREKMKIKGLKKEAGWSWIEIGKEVHFFYGGDDSHPLFKEIHEALTEVTGKIKEMGYIVGVRFSLHDVDAESKEENLKLHSEKLAIGLGIVLGFGGTGEVIRVFKNLRVCGDCHEFLKGVSRILGREILVRDANRFHSFYNGACSCGDYW encoded by the coding sequence ATGGCGGAAGAGAACAAGAGATTCGCGCCGCTTCTGAGGTCCTGCGCAAAATTGGGGCTGCTAGCTCAAGGAATGCAGATCCATGCAATGCTCCTGAAGCTGAGAAATGAGTTTGATCTTGTAATGAACAACACGCTGGTGGATATGTATGCTAAATGCCGGAAACCAGATGTTGCACAAAAGGTGTTTGATATGATGCCTGAGAGAAATGTGGTCTCCTGGACTGTCCTCATCAATGGATATTTGCAACAAGGAAGGCCTTGTGGTTCACTTTCTCTGTTTTCTGATATGAGTGTTGCAGGGGTCAGACCAAATGAATTCACATTTTCGTTAAACCTGAAAGCCTGTGCATCCCTCGGTCTTCCTGCTCATGGCATGCAGATACATGATCTGTGCGTGAAGACTGGCTTCGAAGGGTACGCAGTTGTGAGCAATGCACTTATTGATATGTATGCCAAAACTGGTGTTCTTCAGGATGCGGTAaaagtgtttgagaaaatgcgAATGCGAAATCTCATTTCTTGGAATACCATGATTGCAGCATATGTACATTGTGGCCAGGAGAAGAATTCCTTTTCAGCATTCAGAGAGATGCAAAAGGAAGGCGAGATACCGGACGAGTTTACATTATCAAGCCTCTTGAAGGCTAGCGGCAGTCTTGGCTCCCTTGAAAGGGGACTGCGGATCCATGCCGCTGTAATCACATTAGGGTTTTCAAAGAGTACAATATTGGCTAGTGCACTCATCGATCTCTATGTTAAGTGCCGGTCCCTCACTGAAGCACGTAGTGTTTTTGAGGCGAGCCCGCAAAAGAACGTAGTTTCATGGACAGCAATGCTTGTTGGCTATGCTCAAGAAGCACGGATGATGGAGGCAATGGAGTTGTTTAGCCGACTTCGGCGAAGTGAAATCCAGATAGATAATTTTGTCATCTCTAGCTTGGTTGGGTCATTTGCAGATTTTGCGTTGGTAGAACTTGGCAAACAATTCCACGGGTATACCATCAAGAACCTTTCTGGTTCAGATGTTTCTGTGATCAATTCCATTGTCGATATGTATATCAAATGTGGCATGATACCTGAAGCAGAACAGTTATTCAATGAAATGCCTGAAAAGAATGTAATCTCATGGACTGTGATGATTACAGGCTACGGGAAACATGGCCATGGCAAGAAGGCAATCGGTCTGTTTAATGAAATGGAAGCGCAAGGAACCAAGCCAGACGAAGTCACCTTCTTGGCAGTCCTCTCAGCCTGCGGTCATGCTGGGCTCCTGGAAGAAGGTCGAATGTACTTCACAAAATTAACGGAACAGTTTGGTTTCCAAGCCAAGCAAGAGCATTATGCATGTATGGTGGATCTGCTTGGCCGGGCCGGATGTTTAAAGGAAGCAAAGAATTTGATACACAGTATGCCAGTTGAACCAAGCTGCGCTGTGTGGCAGACATTGCTTGGAGCTTGCAGGATTCATAGGGATGTGGACTTGGGTAAAGAAGTGGGAGAAATTCTATTAATGTTGGACAGCAGGAATCCTGTGAATTATGTGGTTTTGTCCAATCTTTACGCTGAGGTAGGTCTGTGGAAGGAATGTGAAATTATAAGGGAAAAGATGAAGATAAAGGGGCTGAAAAAGGAAGCAGGCTGGAGCTGGATAGAAATTGGCAAGGAGGTACATTTCTTCTATGGAGGGGATGACTCACACCCTCTATTCAAAGAAATCCATGAGGCCTTGACTGAGGTGACAGGAAAGATAAAGGAAATGGGTTACATTGTAGGAGTGAGGTTTTCTTTACATGATGTAGATGCAGAGTCCAAGGAAGAAAACCTAAAGCTGCACAGCGAGAAGCTAGCCATTGGGCTGGGGATTGTGCTTGGGTTTGGTGGGACAGGAGAAGTTATTAGGGTTTTCAAGAACTTGAGGGTTTGTGGGGATTGCCATGAGTTCTTGAAGGGAGTTTCAAGAATATTGGGGAGAGAAATACTGGTAAGAGATGCCAACAGGTTCCATAGTTTTTATAACGGAGCATGCAGTTGTGGTGACTATTGGTGA
- the LOC116257715 gene encoding RNA-binding protein 2-like: MAEPYWQPGDPSAPAGKRPRPAYDFVPPGGGTQMGIGGQEVSGYLAREDNRAAAHVVKDTRSIMESYDRYLQNGAISTHGSGEPRNMPAAGFGGQGVAGPLTANPVMMFGSGLVLPDIAANSRNMGFNNQPPVDLVARPEREVRLPPDASSTLFVEGLPSDSTQREVAHIFRPFLGYKEVRLVTKNPRNPGGNPVVLCFVDFVNANCAATALGVLHGYKMDEQDQNSPVLRMQFARHPGPRSGSGMGPRSGR, encoded by the exons ATGGCGGAACCCTACTGGCAGCCCGGGGATCCGTCTGCGCCCGCAGGGAAAAGGCCGAGACCTGCATACG attttgtaCCTCCTGGAGGCGGAACCCAAATGGGAATTGGTGGTCAGGAGGTGTCTGGTTATCTGGCACGTGAAGATAATCGTGCTGCAGCTCACGTTGTCAAAGATACTAGATCCATTATGGAATCATATGACCGTTATCTGCAGAATGGG GCAATTTCTACTCATGGGTCTGGAGAACCCAGAAATATGCCTGCTGCTGGTTTTGGTGGTCAAGGGGTGGCTGGGCCTCTTACTGCCAATCCTGTTATGATGTTTGGTTCAGGTCTTGTTCTTCCAGACATTGCTGCAAACAGTAGAAACATGGGGTTCAACAACCAACCTCCTGTCGATCTAGTGGCAAGGCCTGAGCGAGAAGTTCGTCTTCCTCCAGATGCTTCTAGCACTCTTTTCGTTGAGGGCCTTCCATCTGACTCCACACAGCGAGAAGTTGCTC ATATATTTAGGCCATTTCTCGGCTACAAGGAAGTGAGACTTGTGACCAAGAACCCAAGAAAT CCTGGCGGCAATCCTGTTGTTCTATGTTTTGTGGACTTTGTAAATGCTAACTGTGCTGCAACTGCGCTGGGTGTCTTACACG GTTACAAAATGgatgaacaagatcaaaattcaCCAGTTCTAAGGATGCAGTTTGCACGGCATCCTGGACCAAGATCTGGCAGTGGCATGGGCCCCCGCAGCGGGCGATGA